One window from the genome of Dioscorea cayenensis subsp. rotundata cultivar TDr96_F1 chromosome 3, TDr96_F1_v2_PseudoChromosome.rev07_lg8_w22 25.fasta, whole genome shotgun sequence encodes:
- the LOC120256137 gene encoding tetraspanin-8-like has protein sequence MATSLSSNLLIIINLLTFLLSIPILSTGIDLSLHGATNCDKFLQTPLILIGILLLASSLVGFVGVSSRNAFLLWVYLFTTFMLILAALVFSVFAFVVTNKGAGEAVSGARFYEYKLGDYSNWLQKRVSNPKNWMKIKSCLQDTKVCKSLQQANPTKDEFYNKNLTPIQSGCCKPPIECGFTYQNATVWDKPSGFSASNPDCNTWQNNGSVLCYDCQSCKAGVVDYLKTHWKKVATINIIFIALLIIVYTIGCHAFRRVRTERFFDRYMI, from the exons ATGGCCACCTCATTGAGCAGCAACTTGCTAATCATCATCAACCTCCTCACCTTCCTCCTCTCCATCCCCATCCTCTCCACCGGCATCGACCTCTCCTTACACGGCGCCACAAACTGTGACAAGTTTCTCCAAACTCCGCTTATCCTTATCGGAATTCTCCTCTTAGCCTCCTCCCTTGTTGGTTTTGTCGGTGTCTCTTCACGTAATGCCTTTCTCCTTTGGGTCTACCTATTCACCACCTTCATGCTCATCCTCGCTGCGCTTGTTTTCTCCGTCTTTGCCTTTGTTGTCACTAATAAAGGCGCTGGTGAGGCCGTCTCCGGCGCAAGGTTTTACGAGTATAAGCTTGGTGACTACTCTAATTGGCTACAAAAGAGAGTGAGCAATCCAAAGAATTGGATGAAGATCAAGAGTTGTCTTCAAGACACAAAAGTTTGCAAGAGCTTACAACAAGCCAACCCTACCAAGGATGAGTTTTACAATAAGAATTTAACTCCAATTCAG TCCGGATGTTGTAAGCCTCCCATTGAATGTGGATTCACATACCAAAATGCGACGGTTTGGGATAAACCGAGCGGTTTCTCTGCATCAAATCCAGACTGCAATACATGGCAGAACAACGGATCGGTTCTATGCTATGACTGTCAATCATGCAAAGCCGGTGTCGTCGACTATCTCAAGACTCACTGGAAAAAGGTTGCCACCATTAACATCATCTTCATAGCTCTCCTTATCATCGTCTACACTATCGGTTGCCATGCTTTCAGACGTGTTCGAACAGAAAGGTTTTTTGACAGATATATGATATAG
- the LOC120256128 gene encoding WAT1-related protein At4g30420-like — MAISNWFERCKPVLAMVVVQCIYAGMALSAKQAFTEGMNTMVFVVYRQAIATLVLVPISILSRRGRVDHLALGIKGFSLVFVASLVGATLNQYLYYKGMDLSSSSMATAMTNLIPAVTFIMALFFGMEKVKLNSLRSMAKILGTLACVGGAMCMAMYKGPTLLNEQLRQLLTLSSLLQSVKESWMIGCLFLMGSTCCWSFWLILQVPICKNYLDPLSLSAWMCFLSTFQSAILTVLIEPNINAWKIKSLFELGCCLFAGIFGSGVTFYLQSWSIAIRGPLFSALFNPLSTIMTTILGFLWLNETIHLGSLVGGIAVILGLYIVLWGKANEYNKKSEPELKDDSAVIPISIESQQEIIENDLSKPLLVGELDDVENQVEV; from the exons ATGGCTATCTCTAACTGGTTTGAAAGATGCAAGCCTGTCTTAGCCATGGTGGTGGTGCAGTGTATCTATGCTGGCATGGCTCTCTCAGCTAAGCAAGCTTTCACTGAAGGAATGAACACCATGGTCTTTGTTGTTTATAGACAAGCCATTGCTACTCTTGTCCTTGTTCCTATTTCTATTCTTTCTAGAAG GGGAAGAGTTGATCATTTGGCTCTGGGAATCAAAGGATTTTCTTTGGTGTTTGTTGCTTCTCTTGTTGG TGCAACACTGAACCAGTACTTGTATTACAAAGGAATGGATTTATCATCTTCATCAATGGCCACTGCAATGACAAACCTCATTCCAGCTGTGACATTTATCATGGCACTTTTCTTTGG AATGGAGAAAGTAAAATTGAATAGCTTGAGAAGCATGGCTAAAATTTTAGGAACTTTAGCATGCGTCGGAGGAGCCATGTGCATGGCCATGTACAAAGGACCGACACTTCTTAATGAACAACTGCGACAATTATTGACACTTTCTTCACTTCTTCAATCAGTGAAAGAAAGTTGGATGATCGGTTGTCTTTTTCTTATGGGAAGTACTTGTTGCTGGTCTTTTTGGCTAATTCTTCAG gtTCCGATATGCAAGAACTATCTTGATCCGCTTTCGCTCTCCGCTTGGATGTGCTTCTTATCGACCTTCCAATCCGCTATACTCACCGTCTTGATTGAACCGAACATAAATGCATGGAAAATCAAATCACTCTTTGAACTTGGATGTTGCTTATTTGCA GGAATTTTTGGCTCTGGTGTTACATTTtatcttcaatcttggagtatAGCAATCAGAGGACCTCTCTTCTCAGCATTGTTTAATCCACTCTCAACAATCATGACTACAATCTTGGGTTTCTTGTGGCTCAATGAGACAATTCATTTAggaag CTTGGTAGGTGGCATTGCAGTTATTTTAGGATTGTATATAGTTCTATGGGGGAAAGCCAATGAATATAATAAGAAGAGTGAGCCAGAGCTGAAGGATGATTCGGCAGTAATACCAATATCAATCGAATCACAACAAGAAATCATCGAAAACGATCTTAGTAAACCTTTGCTTGTTGGAGAACTTGATGATGTTGAGAATCAAGTCGAAGTTTAA
- the LOC120256730 gene encoding very-long-chain aldehyde decarbonylase GL1-1-like produces the protein MASPLSSWPWENFGVYKYVLYGPFIGQIMYSNAWQSMNQQDSWCLHLLILFALRALVHQLWSSFGNLLFLTRRRRIIKAGVDFSQIDKEWDWDNFLILQAFMGAMAYYLLQGIREFPKFNLLGCFIALLLHVMVTEPLFYFFHRLFHKGSLFTNYHSLHHSTLVPQAFTAGFGTPLEYIVQGMVMGVPLLGACMMGYGSLGLVYGYVLLFDFLRCMGHCNVEVFSHGMFETLPFLRYLIYTPTYHSLHHTEKDTNFCLFMPLFDLLGGTLNKNSWDLHKKIRNGKHDQAPDFVFLAHVVDVISCLHVLFVFRSFGSIPYKFKFFLLPLWPFAFLVMLAMWAWSKTFIISFYNVRGRLHQIWAVPRYGFQYFLPFAKNGINSLIEQAILRADKMGVKVISLAALNKNEALNGGGTLFVNKHPNLKVRVVHGNTLTAAVILHEIPKDVKQVFLTGATSKLGRAIALYLCTKNIRVLMLTPSTERFQKIQKEAPVEYRHNLVHVTKYQAAQDCKTWIVGKWLSLREQRWAPPGTHFHQFVVPPIIGFRSDCTYGKLAAMRLPKDVEGLGMCEYTMERGVVHACHAGGVVHFLEGWQHHEVGAIDVERIDVVWEAAMKHGLSPV, from the exons ATGGCTTCTCCTTTGTCCTCTTGGCCTTGGGAAAACTTTGGTGTCTACaag TATGTGCTGTATGGACCATTCATAGGCCAAATTATGTACTCGAATGCATGGCAAAGCATGAACCAGCAAGATTCATGGTGCCTTCATCTTCTCATACTCTTTGCACTGAGAGCTCTAGTTCATCAACTTTGGTCCTCCTTCGGCAACCTGCTCTTCCTCACTCGTCGTCGAAGAATTATTAAAGCCGGCGTCGATTTCTCTCAAATTGACAAAGAATGGGACTg gGATAACTTCTTAATCCTCCAAGCTTTTATGGGAGCCATGGCTTATTATCTCCTTCAAGGAATTAGAGAATTCCCAAAGTTTAATCTATTGGGGTGTTTCATAGCTCTATTGCTTCATGTTATGGTCACAGAACCACTGTTCTATTTCTTCCATAGATTGTTCCACAAAGGCTCTCTCTTTACAAACTATCACTCTCTCCATCACTCCACTCTTGTTCCTCAAGCCTTCACAg CTGGATTTGGAACACCATTGGAGTATATAGTGCAAGGTATGGTGATGGGAGTGCCATTGCTAGGGGCATGTATGATGGGATATGGTTCACTTGGACTTGTGTATGGCTATGTGTTGTTGTTTGATTTCTTGAGATGCATGGGTCACTGCAATGTTGAGGTGTTCTCACATGGCATGTTTGAGACTCTACCCTTCCTTAGATACCTCATTTACACCCCAAC ATACCATAGCCTTCATCACACTGAGAAAGACACCAACTTTTGTCTTTTCATGCCTCTATTTGATCTTCTTGGAGGAACACTTAACAAGAACTCATGGGACTTGcacaaaaaaatcagaaatg GAAAGCATGATCAAGCACCGGATTTCGTCTTCCTTGCCCATGTAGTTGATGTGATCTCCTGCTTGCATGTACTCTTTGTGTTTAGGTCTTTTGGATCCATTCCATACAAATTCAAgttctttcttcttccattaTGGCCTTTTGCCTTCTTAGTCATGCTTGCTATGTGGGCTTGGTCTAAAACTTTTATTATCTCTTTCTATAATGTTCGTGGTCGATTACATCAAATTTGGGCTGTTCCAAGATATGGTTTTCAG TACTTTTTACCATTTGCCAAGAATGGTATCAATAGTCTGATTGAGCAAGCAATTTTAAGAGCAGATAAAATGGGTGTCAAGGTCATCAGCTTAGCTGCTTTAAACAAG AATGAAGCCTTAAATGGTGGTGGGACATTGTTTGTGAACAAACACCCTAATCTTAAAGTTAGAGTGGTCCATGGCAATACTTTAACAGCAGCAGTGATCCTACATGAGATCCCCAAAGATGTTAAACAAGTATTCCTCACTGGTGCAACCTCCAAACTTGGAAGAGCCATTGCCTTGTACCTTTGTACAAAAAACATACGTGTCTTG atgctCACACCTTCAACTGAGAGAtttcaaaagattcaaaaggAGGCTCCTGTGGAGTATAGACATAACTTGGTTCATGTTACAAAGTATCAAGCTGCACAAGATTGCAAG ACTTGGATTGTCGGCAAATGGCTTTCACTTAGAGAGCAACGATGGGCTCCACCTGGCACTCACTTTCATCAATTTGTTGTGCCACCTATTATTGGTTTTAGAAGTGATTGTACTTATGGAAAGTTAGCTGCTATGAGATTGCCTAAAGATGTGGAAGGGTTAGGAATGTGTGAG TATACAATGGAGAGAGGAGTGGTGCATGCATGCCATGCAGGAGGAGTAGTGCATTTCTTGGAAGGATGGCAACATCATGAAGTTGGTGCCATTGATGTTGAGCGCATAGATGTTGTTTGGGAAGCTGCAATGAAACATGGCCTCTCTCctgtttga
- the LOC120283492 gene encoding transcription factor IBH1-like 1 isoform X1: MHGSNTFMQVFFKKWLLGLKHGGISSKNMSFLERKRTIKVSSDIAMAFAKHGRTWSQALVTNLSKQEENKAMVNAIFEDVEYHKKKSSSSSSPRYHDKPCYNTRSKKILRRSLQVCSMVRKRRHKKPSNGVVAMILAKDLVKKRTKLLKRLVPGGDSMDDFSLLDETFDYIISLQAQVDLMHLLAKVLGVLNTKVKEKRDKRSLCGYKCCQMRK; this comes from the exons ATGCATGGCTCAAACACATTCATGCAAGTTTTCTTCAAGAAATGGCTTCTAGGTCTCAAACATGGTGGCATATCAAGCAAGAACATGAGCTTCCTTGAGAGGAAGAGAACCATCAAGGTCTCCTCCGACATTGCCATGGCTTTTGCTAAACATGGCAGGACTTGGAGCCAAGCTCTCGTCACCAACCTCTCCaagcaagaagaaaacaaagccATGGTGAATGCCATCTTTGAAGATGTTGAATACCATAAGAAaaagtcatcatcatcatcatcaccaagatATCATGATAAGCCATGCTACAACACAAGAAGCAAGAAGATACTAAGAAGAAGCCTTCAAGTGTGTTCAATGGTGAGGAAGAGAAGGCACAAGAAACCATCCAATGGAGTTGTAGCAATGATTCTAGCAAAAGATTTAGTGAAGAAGAGAACCAAGCTTCTCAAAAGGCTTGTACCAGGAGGAGACTCCATGGATGACTTCTCTTTGTTGGATGAAACCTTTGATTATATCATCTCACTTCAAGCTCAAGTAGATCTAATGCATCTTTTGGCAAAAGTTCTTGGAGTCTTAAATACCAA ggtaaaagaaaagagagataaGAGATCACTGTGTGGTTACAAATGTTGTCAAATGAGGAAGTGA
- the LOC120283492 gene encoding transcription factor IBH1-like 1 isoform X2: MHGSNTFMQVFFKKWLLGLKHGGISSKNMSFLERKRTIKVSSDIAMAFAKHGRTWSQALVTNLSKQEENKAMVNAIFEDVEYHKKKSSSSSSPRYHDKPCYNTRSKKILRRSLQVCSMVRKRRHKKPSNGVVAMILAKDLVKKRTKLLKRLVPGGDSMDDFSLLDETFDYIISLQAQVDLMHLLAKVLGVLNTKN, translated from the exons ATGCATGGCTCAAACACATTCATGCAAGTTTTCTTCAAGAAATGGCTTCTAGGTCTCAAACATGGTGGCATATCAAGCAAGAACATGAGCTTCCTTGAGAGGAAGAGAACCATCAAGGTCTCCTCCGACATTGCCATGGCTTTTGCTAAACATGGCAGGACTTGGAGCCAAGCTCTCGTCACCAACCTCTCCaagcaagaagaaaacaaagccATGGTGAATGCCATCTTTGAAGATGTTGAATACCATAAGAAaaagtcatcatcatcatcatcaccaagatATCATGATAAGCCATGCTACAACACAAGAAGCAAGAAGATACTAAGAAGAAGCCTTCAAGTGTGTTCAATGGTGAGGAAGAGAAGGCACAAGAAACCATCCAATGGAGTTGTAGCAATGATTCTAGCAAAAGATTTAGTGAAGAAGAGAACCAAGCTTCTCAAAAGGCTTGTACCAGGAGGAGACTCCATGGATGACTTCTCTTTGTTGGATGAAACCTTTGATTATATCATCTCACTTCAAGCTCAAGTAGATCTAATGCATCTTTTGGCAAAAGTTCTTGGAGTCTTAAATACCAA GAATTAA